The genomic segment CTGCCGCGTACGTCGCCAGCGCGCAGCCGATGACGAAAGTCAGGAATCCGCAGAGAAGCCCCAGACGCAGCGGACTGGCCGAAAACGACACAACCGCGTCGATGCCTAGTCTCATCATTTTGGTGAACGGCCACTTCGTCACGCCGCTGAACCGCGAATCGCGATCGAATTCGATCGCCACCTGCTGAAACCCCATCCAACTCATCATGCCGCGCACAAATACAGGACGTTCTGGCATCGATAAAAAGACTTCCAGCGCCCGACGGCTTATGAGCCGGAAATCGCCGGTGTCGTCGGGGATGCGCACTTCTGCCAGCATATTAAGAAGCCGGTAGAACGCGGCGGCGGTAAAGCGCTTCCACGCCGATTCGCCGCGGCGCGAGCGCCTTTTGCCGTAGACCACGTCGGCGCCGTCGTCCATCAGTTCGAGCATGGTCGGCAAAAGCTCTGGCGGATCTTGCAGGTCCGCGTCAATGATCAGCACTCGCTCGCCACGCACCGTGCTCAAACCGGCCACGAGCGCCGCCTGTTGGCCGAAGTTGCGAGAAAGGTTCACCCCGACCACCGACGTGCTTTGCGCGACGAGACGGCAAATCTCGCTCCAGGTGGCATCAGTCGAACCGTCGTTGACAAAGACGATTTCAAACGGCTTGAACAACTCGCCACAGGCCGCTTCTGCGGGCGTTCTTCCTGGAATAAGCCTGCCACCAAGCCAGCCCATTCTTCACTCCGCTTCGGCATGCATCGCCTCCTCGCGTTGGTTGAGCTTGGTCAAATCCGGCATATCCGCGTCCCATCGCAGGCTGTCGATTCGCAATTCGGCCAGCCGCCGGCGCGCATAATCGCAAGCTTGCTTTTGCGCGAACATCAGCTTGCAAAAGTAATCGGCGGGCACATACATGTCGCCCGTGTCGGCGATGCTGGCCGCGTGACAGCCGCCGTTGCAATGCGCGGCGAGCTCGCACGAGTGGCATTTGATGCGCGGCGCTTCGCTGTGGTCGAGCAGCTTGAGCCGATTCTCCGGCCGGCTGAAACCGGAGTCTACGGAACCCAGCGGCAGCGGCGCGGCGGCGCTTCCGCCCTTCGCGCCCCAGGCGAGCTTCGAACAACCGTGCAAGGTGCCATCGGGCGCGATCGCCAGCCGACCGCTTCCGGCTCCGCACCCCCACGCGCTGCGCCGGCTGTGGGCGAAAGCGGCGTCGAGTTGACCGAGCTCGAAGAGGCCGATGCGAATTCGGCGGCTGCGCTGGACCACCCGTTGCTCGACGAAATAATCGAAGGCGTCCATCAGCCCCTCCGCATAGTCGGCAATTTCGCGGTCTGCCCAGGCAACGTGCGTGGCGAAACCGATGATGAACTGATTGATCGCGAGATCTTCGTGCAGTGCCCGCACGTCGTCGCCGAGTTGCGCGGCCGATTGCGGCGTGATGGTCATGCGCGCCCCTTGCCAGTGCTGGTAGCGCTTGAGCATCTTCATCTTCGCGGCCACGATCTGGAAGGTTCCCGAGCCACCGAGCGTGCGGCGGTGCCGATCGTTGGTGAGCTGGGCCCCGTCAAGACTGAGGCAGTAATTGACGCCGTTGTCGCGGAAGAACCTCGCGTGCTCCTCACGAATCAGTACACCGTTGGTCTGCATATCGAAAGTGACGCTCTTTGCTCGCCGCCGCGCGTGGTGACCTGCATAACCGACAACATCTTGGATCAGGTCGACCATCAGCATCGGCTCGCCGCCCATGAACGTCACGGCGACCCGGGGCGCGTCGCGGCTGGCGTCCATGAGTAGATCGACGGCCGCACGCGCCGTCTCGAGAGTCATCGAAGTGTGGTGGTCGGCGCCGTACTCGAAGCAGTAGCT from the Pirellulales bacterium genome contains:
- a CDS encoding glycosyltransferase family 2 protein yields the protein MGWLGGRLIPGRTPAEAACGELFKPFEIVFVNDGSTDATWSEICRLVAQSTSVVGVNLSRNFGQQAALVAGLSTVRGERVLIIDADLQDPPELLPTMLELMDDGADVVYGKRRSRRGESAWKRFTAAAFYRLLNMLAEVRIPDDTGDFRLISRRALEVFLSMPERPVFVRGMMSWMGFQQVAIEFDRDSRFSGVTKWPFTKMMRLGIDAVVSFSASPLRLGLLCGFLTFVIGCALATYAAVQWYANGPLSGTAVVAAVAFLLQAMHFSVLAVFAEYLARMHQQIQGRPSYVIESIERQRPTIGRPEGESCAFNAMIVKAGNDRT
- a CDS encoding radical SAM protein; this encodes MTEACNLGCSYCFEYGADHHTSMTLETARAAVDLLMDASRDAPRVAVTFMGGEPMLMVDLIQDVVGYAGHHARRRAKSVTFDMQTNGVLIREEHARFFRDNGVNYCLSLDGAQLTNDRHRRTLGGSGTFQIVAAKMKMLKRYQHWQGARMTITPQSAAQLGDDVRALHEDLAINQFIIGFATHVAWADREIADYAEGLMDAFDYFVEQRVVQRSRRIRIGLFELGQLDAAFAHSRRSAWGCGAGSGRLAIAPDGTLHGCSKLAWGAKGGSAAAPLPLGSVDSGFSRPENRLKLLDHSEAPRIKCHSCELAAHCNGGCHAASIADTGDMYVPADYFCKLMFAQKQACDYARRRLAELRIDSLRWDADMPDLTKLNQREEAMHAEAE